The Leucobacter sp. UCMA 4100 genome window below encodes:
- a CDS encoding Sec-independent protein translocase subunit TatA/TatB has protein sequence MGGLTFQKLAIVLVIALIVLGPERLPYYAQKLGEFVKTIRRMTEGAKERVKEEMGDEYDEVDWKQLDPRQYDPRRIIRDALDEEERSPEARRARAVAASRSRKRPAEGAVEGAAAAGAAGGLSAMYGSSHEIASDFNFDDEAT, from the coding sequence ATGGGTGGTCTCACGTTTCAAAAGCTTGCCATTGTCTTGGTGATAGCACTCATCGTGCTCGGCCCAGAACGGTTGCCGTATTACGCGCAGAAGCTTGGCGAGTTCGTGAAAACCATCAGGCGCATGACCGAGGGCGCCAAGGAACGCGTCAAAGAAGAGATGGGCGACGAGTACGACGAGGTCGACTGGAAGCAGCTCGACCCGAGGCAGTACGACCCACGCCGCATCATTCGTGATGCGCTCGACGAAGAAGAGCGTTCACCCGAGGCGAGACGTGCACGAGCGGTCGCCGCGTCAAGGTCTCGCAAACGCCCGGCTGAGGGAGCCGTCGAAGGAGCCGCAGCTGCGGGAGCGGCTGGTGGCCTGAGCGCCATGTACGGCAGTTCGCATGAGATCGCGAGCGACTTCAACTTCGACGACGAGGCGACCTAG
- a CDS encoding O-methyltransferase translates to MTKYESGWQYTEQYPNEGDTQVKARRLSLEIGVEPVSRAIAAQLSAIPVMTGATTLLEIGTGVGVSGLALMRYVPEAHLTSLDVEAETQKHARQLLIESGVAASQFRLVAGDAKQVLPRFNQDSYDLIHIDGEKRDLLDYVELSLPLLRVGGTIVIPHALAGGKVADPASRDEVTTLIRDLLATVQDAEAVVPALSPVGDGLLTLTRRQ, encoded by the coding sequence ATGACTAAGTATGAGAGTGGTTGGCAATACACCGAGCAGTACCCGAACGAGGGCGACACCCAGGTGAAGGCTCGGCGGCTCTCGCTCGAAATCGGGGTCGAGCCCGTGAGCCGAGCCATTGCGGCTCAGCTCTCGGCGATTCCCGTCATGACGGGAGCGACGACACTGCTCGAAATCGGCACCGGTGTCGGTGTGAGCGGCCTTGCCCTCATGCGGTACGTTCCCGAGGCGCACCTCACCTCGCTCGATGTTGAGGCAGAGACCCAGAAGCACGCGCGGCAGCTCCTCATCGAGTCTGGCGTCGCAGCCTCACAGTTTCGGCTCGTCGCAGGTGACGCCAAGCAGGTGCTGCCCAGGTTCAACCAGGACTCATACGATCTCATTCACATTGATGGCGAGAAACGCGACCTGCTTGACTACGTCGAGCTCTCGCTGCCCCTCTTGCGCGTCGGCGGCACGATCGTCATTCCCCACGCCCTCGCTGGCGGTAAGGTCGCCGACCCAGCCTCACGCGACGAGGTCACAACCCTCATCAGAGACCTCCTGGCGACCGTCCAAGACGCTGAGGCCGTTGTGCCTGCGCTTTCACCCGTGGGCGACGGCCTGCTCACGCTCACGCGCCGTCAGTAA
- a CDS encoding DUF3117 domain-containing protein has protein sequence MAAMKPRTTDGPMEAEREGRVIVLRVPLEGGGRLVVSVNDEEAAELRKVITGVIGE, from the coding sequence ATGGCGGCTATGAAACCCAGGACCACAGACGGACCCATGGAAGCCGAGCGCGAGGGTCGAGTCATCGTTCTGCGAGTTCCCCTCGAAGGCGGAGGGCGGCTCGTGGTATCGGTTAACGACGAAGAAGCCGCTGAGCTTCGCAAGGTGATCACCGGTGTGATCGGCGAGTAG
- a CDS encoding citrate synthase, whose amino-acid sequence MANNAQGQGTAKLTFPGGEAELPILPATDGRSSIDVSKLTAQSGLTALDYGFVNTASTRSAITYIDGDQGILRYRGYPIEELAQQSTFLEVAYLLIYGEMPTPAELTAFDDNIRRHTLLHEDMRYYFEGLPHTGHPMAALSGGLQVMSTYYESSLDTSVEEFVEVNTIRLLAKLPVLAAYAHKKSIGQATLYPDNNHSFVENFLRLNFGTMAEEYEINPVLVDALDKLLILHADHEQNASTSTVRLVGSTGANLFSSISAGINALSGPLHGGANEAVLDMLGQIRDSGEGVRSFVEKVKNKEDGVKLMGFGHRVYKNYDPRARIVKESAGRVLAELGVNDPLLDLAQELEQIALNDSYFQERRLYPNVDFYTGVIYKAMGFPTRMFTVLFAIGRLPGWIAHWREARLDLGTKIGRPQQLYTGSPERHLDR is encoded by the coding sequence GTGGCGAATAACGCTCAGGGGCAAGGTACCGCGAAGCTCACATTTCCGGGTGGAGAAGCAGAGCTGCCCATCCTCCCGGCCACCGACGGCCGATCATCGATCGACGTAAGTAAGCTGACCGCACAGTCGGGGCTCACCGCCCTCGATTACGGTTTTGTTAACACCGCTTCGACCCGCTCAGCCATCACCTACATCGATGGCGACCAGGGAATCCTGCGGTACCGCGGCTACCCGATCGAAGAGCTCGCGCAGCAGTCGACTTTTCTCGAGGTTGCCTACCTGCTCATCTACGGCGAGATGCCAACGCCCGCAGAGCTCACGGCTTTTGACGACAACATTCGTCGTCACACCCTGTTGCACGAAGACATGCGCTACTACTTCGAAGGCCTGCCGCACACCGGGCATCCCATGGCGGCGCTCTCCGGCGGCCTGCAGGTGATGTCGACCTACTACGAGTCATCGCTCGACACGAGTGTTGAAGAGTTCGTCGAGGTCAACACCATTCGTCTGCTCGCGAAGCTTCCCGTGCTCGCGGCCTACGCACACAAGAAGTCGATCGGTCAGGCCACCCTGTACCCCGACAACAACCACAGCTTCGTCGAGAACTTCCTGCGCCTGAACTTCGGCACGATGGCCGAAGAGTACGAGATCAACCCCGTGCTCGTTGACGCGCTCGATAAGCTGCTCATTCTGCACGCTGATCACGAGCAGAACGCCTCGACCTCGACCGTGCGTCTTGTGGGGTCGACCGGCGCGAACCTCTTCTCGTCGATTTCGGCCGGCATCAACGCGCTCTCGGGCCCGCTTCACGGCGGCGCAAACGAGGCCGTGCTCGATATGCTCGGCCAGATTCGTGACTCGGGTGAGGGCGTGCGTTCGTTCGTCGAGAAGGTCAAGAACAAAGAAGACGGCGTGAAGCTCATGGGCTTCGGGCACCGGGTCTACAAGAATTACGACCCCCGCGCACGCATCGTGAAAGAGAGCGCCGGCCGCGTGCTCGCCGAACTCGGCGTGAACGATCCGCTGCTCGACCTCGCGCAGGAGCTTGAACAGATCGCGCTCAACGATTCGTACTTCCAGGAACGTCGCCTCTACCCGAACGTCGACTTCTATACGGGCGTCATCTACAAGGCCATGGGGTTCCCGACCCGCATGTTCACCGTGCTCTTTGCCATCGGTCGCCTTCCCGGGTGGATCGCCCACTGGCGTGAAGCGCGGCTCGATCTCGGCACGAAGATTGGTCGCCCGCAGCAGCTGTACACGGGCTCGCCAGAGCGTCACCTGGACCGCTAA
- the fdxA gene encoding ferredoxin — translation MTYIIALPCVDVKDRACIDECPVDCIYEGERMLYIHPDECVDCGACEPVCPVEAIYYEDDTPEVWEVYYRVNVEFFDKVGSPGGAAKVGAYDFDHPIVAELPPMA, via the coding sequence ATGACGTACATTATTGCTTTGCCATGTGTTGATGTCAAAGACCGAGCTTGCATCGATGAATGCCCGGTTGATTGCATCTACGAGGGCGAACGTATGCTCTACATTCACCCAGACGAGTGCGTAGATTGCGGTGCCTGCGAGCCCGTGTGCCCGGTAGAAGCGATTTACTACGAAGATGACACCCCAGAGGTCTGGGAAGTCTACTATCGCGTCAACGTCGAGTTTTTCGACAAGGTGGGTTCGCCCGGCGGTGCAGCCAAGGTCGGGGCCTACGACTTCGACCACCCAATCGTTGCCGAACTGCCGCCAATGGCCTAG
- a CDS encoding prepilin peptidase — MIAWALGAVLAVIAVAIAVIDQRTMRIPNLLVLPATVFAWAVAGVTALGESAAAPLIRSVLGGLALFAVWYLVALASRGSLGGGDVKFAGYLGSVLGLYGGYGAVIVGGFAMFLAGGLAAAVALLFGRAKARSKIPFAPWMLVGAGFALFGAVH, encoded by the coding sequence ATGATCGCCTGGGCGCTGGGGGCAGTGCTTGCCGTGATCGCTGTTGCGATCGCGGTCATTGACCAGCGCACGATGCGCATTCCGAACCTCCTGGTGTTACCGGCGACGGTTTTCGCCTGGGCGGTGGCGGGCGTAACCGCGCTCGGTGAATCTGCCGCCGCACCGCTCATTCGCTCGGTCCTTGGTGGTCTCGCGCTCTTCGCCGTGTGGTACCTTGTCGCGCTTGCCTCGCGGGGTAGCCTCGGCGGCGGTGACGTGAAGTTTGCCGGCTACCTCGGTTCAGTACTCGGGCTCTATGGAGGCTATGGTGCGGTGATTGTTGGCGGATTTGCCATGTTTCTCGCGGGTGGCCTTGCGGCGGCCGTAGCCTTGCTGTTTGGGCGCGCAAAAGCGCGAAGCAAGATCCCGTTTGCCCCGTGGATGCTCGTTGGTGCAGGGTTCGCGCTTTTCGGGGCGGTACACTAG
- the argB gene encoding acetylglutamate kinase, producing MTGSVREREQDLAAEKAAVLIESLTWLKKFRGAIVVVKFGGNAMVSDELMTAFAEDIVYLHYAGLKPVVVHGGGPQINTMLERLGIESTFEGGYRVTTPEAMDVVRMVLTGQVNPGLVDRINEHGPLAAGLAGADAGLFTAEKRGPVLVDGREVDLGLVGDVVDVRPEAVLGLIDRGLIPVVSSIAPNGEDVAEALNVNADAAASALAQAIGAEKLVILTDVAGLYANWPDTSSLVSSITTDELIALMPELESGMIPKMQACLDSVQNGVPKAAIIDGRKPHSLLIEILTAAGIGTEVVPSHGA from the coding sequence ATGACGGGTAGCGTTCGCGAGCGCGAACAAGACCTCGCTGCTGAGAAAGCCGCGGTGCTCATCGAGTCGCTCACATGGTTGAAGAAGTTTCGTGGCGCGATTGTCGTCGTGAAATTTGGCGGTAACGCGATGGTCTCTGACGAGCTCATGACCGCGTTCGCCGAAGACATTGTGTACCTGCACTACGCCGGGCTGAAGCCGGTGGTGGTGCACGGCGGCGGCCCACAGATTAACACGATGCTCGAAAGGCTCGGCATCGAGAGCACCTTTGAGGGTGGTTACCGTGTGACGACGCCCGAAGCCATGGACGTCGTGCGCATGGTGCTCACGGGGCAGGTGAACCCAGGACTCGTCGACCGGATCAACGAGCACGGCCCGCTTGCCGCTGGGCTCGCCGGGGCAGACGCCGGGCTCTTTACCGCTGAGAAGCGGGGCCCGGTACTGGTTGATGGGCGCGAAGTCGACCTGGGCCTCGTCGGCGACGTGGTTGATGTGCGGCCAGAAGCCGTGCTGGGGCTCATTGACCGGGGACTCATCCCAGTCGTGTCATCAATCGCGCCCAACGGCGAAGACGTGGCTGAGGCGCTCAACGTGAACGCAGATGCGGCGGCCTCTGCCCTCGCTCAGGCGATCGGGGCCGAGAAACTCGTCATTCTTACCGATGTCGCGGGGCTTTACGCGAACTGGCCAGATACCTCGTCACTCGTTTCATCGATCACGACCGACGAGCTCATCGCGCTCATGCCTGAGCTCGAGAGCGGCATGATCCCGAAGATGCAGGCTTGCCTCGACTCGGTGCAAAACGGTGTGCCCAAGGCGGCGATCATTGACGGGCGCAAGCCGCATTCGCTGCTCATCGAGATTCTCACGGCAGCGGGTATCGGCACCGAGGTTGTCCCTAGCCACGGGGCATGA
- the argJ gene encoding bifunctional glutamate N-acetyltransferase/amino-acid acetyltransferase ArgJ has product MTVTKAAGFRSAGIAVGLKSTGKPDLALVVNDGPHPAAAVVFTGNRAQANPILWSKQVMRARTPRAIVLNSGGANCFTGDFGFDTSRLTAEAAAAELGLESSEVLVCSTGLIGTGDQVFRDKIVTNVPTLVGQLSDDDETAAAAILTTDSVEKNGFFESEAGWRIAAIAKGAGMLAPGLATMLVVITTDAVMTNESLERALATGSELSFNRLDSDGCMSTNDQVTLLASGASGVEADEVQFAEALTEVMRDLAKQLQADAEGATHDIDIEVVGAADEQDAEEVGRAVARNNLFKAAIFGNDPNWGRVLAAIGTTKADFDPYKVDVSFNGVRLCSEGAPDRPVDDCDLTPRNTHVLIDLKAGEHTATILTNDLTHEYVHENSAYSS; this is encoded by the coding sequence GTGACGGTCACCAAGGCGGCAGGGTTTCGCTCTGCTGGAATCGCGGTAGGGCTCAAATCGACCGGCAAACCAGACCTCGCACTCGTCGTGAATGACGGGCCGCATCCCGCTGCGGCCGTGGTATTCACGGGCAATCGTGCGCAGGCAAACCCGATTCTCTGGTCAAAGCAGGTGATGCGCGCACGAACGCCGCGAGCGATCGTGCTGAACTCGGGCGGTGCGAACTGTTTCACCGGTGACTTTGGTTTTGACACCTCAAGGCTCACTGCTGAGGCGGCTGCGGCTGAGCTCGGGCTTGAGTCTTCTGAGGTACTCGTGTGCTCGACCGGACTCATCGGCACCGGTGATCAGGTCTTTCGCGACAAGATCGTGACTAACGTTCCGACCCTCGTGGGCCAGCTGTCTGACGACGATGAGACCGCCGCTGCTGCGATTCTCACGACCGACAGCGTCGAAAAGAACGGTTTCTTCGAGAGCGAGGCGGGGTGGCGCATCGCCGCCATTGCGAAGGGGGCTGGCATGCTCGCTCCTGGTCTCGCTACGATGCTTGTGGTCATTACGACCGATGCCGTGATGACTAACGAGTCGCTCGAACGCGCGCTTGCCACGGGCTCTGAGCTCAGCTTCAACCGTCTTGATTCAGACGGGTGCATGTCAACGAACGACCAGGTGACGCTCCTGGCCTCTGGCGCCTCTGGCGTCGAAGCCGATGAGGTGCAATTCGCCGAAGCGCTCACCGAGGTGATGCGAGATCTTGCGAAGCAACTCCAGGCCGATGCCGAGGGAGCCACCCACGACATTGATATCGAGGTCGTGGGCGCCGCTGACGAGCAAGACGCCGAAGAAGTGGGCCGCGCCGTTGCCCGCAACAACCTCTTCAAGGCCGCGATTTTTGGCAACGACCCGAACTGGGGCCGCGTGCTCGCTGCGATCGGCACCACGAAAGCCGACTTTGACCCGTACAAGGTAGACGTCTCGTTTAACGGAGTGCGTCTGTGCAGTGAGGGTGCTCCAGACCGCCCGGTTGACGACTGTGACCTGACCCCTCGCAACACCCACGTGCTGATTGACCTCAAGGCTGGCGAGCACACGGCAACGATTTTAACCAACGATCTCACCCACGAATACGTGCACGAAAACAGCGCGTACTCGAGTTAG
- the argC gene encoding N-acetyl-gamma-glutamyl-phosphate reductase — MRYRVAVAGASGYAGGELLRLLAEHPNFDVVTVTGHSTAGQPLALSQPHLLSLSHLTLQPTTAEVLDGHDIVFFALPHGASGALSAQLANTRLVIDCGADHRLVSQTDWDAFYGGEFFDAWTYGVPELLIGEGQKQREQLAGATHIAAPGCNASTVALSLAPGIAAGVIEPRDLVTVLAVGPSGAGKAAKQHLLGAELMGTANPYSVGGSHRHIPEIQQSLRWAGAPETPSLSFTPVLVPMSRGILATSTAPLKAGVSAAEVREAWNSAYGDEHFVRLLPEGVFPRTADTLGANTCLMGLAVDEAAGRVVVVAALDNLAKGTAGAAIQSANIALGLPEASGLSVNGVAP, encoded by the coding sequence GTGCGGTATCGGGTAGCGGTAGCAGGGGCGAGTGGGTACGCGGGGGGCGAGCTGCTCAGGCTTCTCGCAGAGCACCCGAACTTCGACGTCGTGACCGTGACCGGGCACTCGACCGCTGGGCAACCCCTGGCGCTGTCGCAGCCGCACCTGCTCTCGCTGTCGCACCTCACGCTGCAGCCCACCACCGCCGAGGTGCTCGACGGACACGACATCGTGTTCTTTGCGCTACCGCACGGCGCTTCGGGTGCGCTGAGCGCGCAGCTTGCCAACACCCGACTCGTGATCGACTGCGGTGCCGACCACCGGCTCGTCTCGCAGACCGATTGGGATGCCTTTTACGGCGGCGAGTTCTTTGACGCGTGGACCTACGGGGTTCCCGAGCTGCTCATTGGCGAGGGCCAGAAACAGCGCGAGCAACTGGCCGGAGCGACCCACATTGCGGCGCCGGGCTGCAATGCCTCGACCGTTGCGCTCTCGCTCGCACCTGGCATTGCCGCCGGCGTGATCGAGCCGCGTGACCTCGTGACCGTGCTCGCTGTAGGGCCTTCGGGTGCCGGCAAGGCCGCAAAGCAGCATCTGCTCGGGGCCGAGCTCATGGGCACGGCGAACCCCTACTCGGTTGGCGGATCGCACCGGCACATTCCCGAGATTCAGCAGTCGTTGCGCTGGGCTGGTGCCCCCGAGACCCCAAGCCTCAGCTTCACGCCCGTGCTGGTGCCCATGAGCCGCGGTATTCTTGCGACCTCGACGGCGCCGTTGAAAGCGGGGGTGAGCGCAGCCGAGGTGCGTGAGGCATGGAACTCGGCCTACGGAGACGAGCACTTCGTGAGGCTCTTGCCCGAGGGCGTTTTCCCGCGAACCGCCGATACCCTCGGCGCCAACACCTGCCTCATGGGGCTTGCCGTTGACGAGGCCGCCGGCAGGGTGGTGGTTGTTGCCGCGCTCGACAATTTGGCGAAGGGAACCGCTGGCGCCGCGATCCAGTCGGCTAACATTGCTCTAGGGCTTCCCGAAGCGAGTGGCCTCAGCGTTAACGGCGTAGCGCCGTAG
- a CDS encoding aminotransferase-like domain-containing protein yields MSEVELVIQLDRQTPGSLSAKLVLALRHEIESGALRPGDRLPPTRDLAARLGVSRGTVVTAYEQLVAEGYFSSGQGLGTRVNERLTEIHHYVPPVAQSVPSARAAHPAHQQPKPIADLSARPAWRAAWRKAAVSERIGRPMPVEGDPELLYQVSEHLRAMRGTVRSTNDLLVTAGVREGLSLILTALGTTRGRSLVIGFEAEGPASLREVAERHGATAVSLPGDDDGILVDGLPEAVLDAIIITPSFQFPGGGLMPLKRRLELLEWASKRGVMLIEDDFDSEQRYTRAPLPTFATLDDPERGVVATLGSFSATLSFTLAAGFLIVPASIRTMLLPVRRDLGCPVSPILQIALSELLGAGELRRHVARLRRARQRQEVAS; encoded by the coding sequence GTGTCAGAGGTCGAACTCGTGATTCAGCTTGATCGGCAAACACCAGGCTCGCTCTCGGCGAAACTGGTGCTCGCCCTGCGCCACGAAATCGAATCGGGTGCCTTGCGTCCCGGCGACCGCCTGCCGCCAACCCGCGACCTCGCAGCGAGGCTCGGGGTGTCTCGCGGCACCGTCGTGACCGCGTATGAGCAGCTCGTCGCAGAGGGGTACTTCTCGTCGGGGCAGGGGCTTGGTACCCGCGTGAACGAACGTCTCACCGAGATTCACCACTACGTGCCGCCGGTTGCGCAGAGCGTCCCGAGCGCGCGTGCGGCTCACCCGGCGCACCAACAGCCGAAGCCGATCGCCGACCTCAGTGCCAGGCCCGCGTGGCGTGCTGCGTGGCGCAAAGCGGCCGTTTCTGAGCGCATTGGTCGCCCCATGCCGGTCGAGGGCGACCCCGAACTGCTGTACCAGGTCTCGGAGCACCTGCGGGCGATGCGAGGCACCGTTCGTTCCACGAACGACCTGCTTGTGACCGCCGGGGTTCGCGAGGGGCTCAGCCTCATTCTCACGGCGCTCGGCACGACGAGAGGGCGCAGCCTCGTCATCGGCTTCGAGGCCGAAGGGCCCGCATCACTGCGGGAAGTTGCCGAGCGGCATGGTGCGACCGCGGTGTCACTCCCGGGAGACGACGACGGCATTCTCGTCGATGGGCTGCCAGAGGCGGTTCTCGACGCGATCATCATTACCCCGAGCTTTCAGTTTCCCGGGGGAGGCCTTATGCCCCTTAAACGTAGGCTCGAACTCCTCGAGTGGGCGAGCAAGCGCGGCGTCATGCTCATCGAAGACGACTTTGACAGTGAGCAACGCTATACCCGTGCCCCGCTTCCAACGTTCGCGACGCTTGATGACCCCGAGCGAGGTGTCGTCGCAACACTCGGAAGCTTCTCGGCGACGCTCTCGTTCACCCTCGCGGCGGGCTTTCTCATTGTGCCAGCGTCGATCCGCACGATGCTCTTACCGGTTCGACGCGACCTCGGCTGCCCGGTCTCGCCCATCTTGCAAATTGCGCTCTCGGAGCTGCTGGGGGCCGGCGAACTGCGCAGGCATGTTGCCCGGCTTCGCCGAGCCAGACAACGCCAGGAGGTCGCCTCGTGA